ttcttattttatttaacccattggggattgtgtttatttccttttttttttttttttttttcaggagggaTATACTATCCTCAGGCAGCATGTTCTCATGGAAAAGGGAGCAGGCTGGGAGGTTGGTTCCAGCACCCTCTTTGCCACTGACAGGAGAGTATGACCCCAAGtattttctctccccttcatGGGTCATGGAGCTATTCAGTCGTTCATTCTATAATGAGCTTTCAAACACTTTATCATAACTAATAATGCACTGAGTTTTTAGTGCATGCCAGGCACTTAGAAGCAAACACTTTATATGTATGAGCTCTACTCTTCACAGCAACTCAGGGTAAGTGCCATtagctccatttcacagatgaataaactgagtcaacaagaggttaagtaacttgaccaGTATCACTTACCTGGTACTTGATGGATAGACATTGGACACTATGCTAGGTGCTGGAGACAAAGGGTTGCAGATGACATGGCTCATGGCCTCATGGAGCTTATCTAGCATGTTGAAAACAGTCACACAAACAATGGgtacagggaaggaaaagaatgattcAGAGAGGTCAGGGGCCTGATTTGAGTTGGAGGATGGACAAAGCTGCTTTGAGTGGAGCTATGATGTCCCCTCTTGCTACTTTCAGGCCTTCACTTAAACCTCTCTGGTcctgatttaaaacaacaaccccctgcggtgcctgggtggctcagttggttaagcatctgactcttggttttggctcaggtcatgatctctcggcatcatgagatcgagccctgcgttgggctctgcgctcagcttggagtctgcttgagagtctctgcctctccctgtacCGCTTTCCCCAACTTGTgcacatgctcactcactctctcaaataaataaataaataaataaataaataaataaataaatatcattaaaaaaaaagacaacaaccCTCATTGCTCTTGATATGCTCCCCCACTAACATCACCACACATATCATGAGCTTATTATATGTCTTTAGcaaaccccccccacacacacacaaccgaTTGAGTGTAGACTTTGCTTTGAAGGGGGAGGCACTCTTGTTTTAAGCAGTGCCTGGTGCCTGACTGGCTGAATGTAAAATAAATCTAGGAGGGTTAGTCAGGAAGTGAGCCTAgtacagagggaacagcataatACACGGAAGCTCTGAGGTGGGAGAGAGCCTGCATATTTAGGGACAGAGAGGAAGTGTGCAAGGCACACCAGGCATGGACCAGATTCCTTGActggggggtgaggagcagaggggtcGAAGGTGGGTAGGTCACATGGGGCCCAGAGACCTCTGTGGAGGataggaggagagggaagaaggcagTGAAAGTTTTAAGCAGGGGAGTGACATCAGAAGAAGTCCACTGACCCTGGCCATTTTGGGAGAAGCCAGACAGGGACTGGAGGATCTAGTTAAGAGGTCCCTGGAAAAGTGGGTGCAGGGCGATGGGACTTAGGTTTGTAGGGTGGGCCTAGTAGAGTCGGAACGAGGTCAGACAGCAAGGGCCAGGGGGGCTTTTTGTCTAGAGGCCCATGAAGCAGGCCACTCTCATTTTTCCCTAAGAAGCACTGCCAGAGAAAATTCCagaggtactttttttttaagattttatttttatttattatttatttatttatttttatttatgatagtcacagagagagagagagaggcagagacacaggcggagggagaagcagcctccatgcaccaggagcccgatgtgggattcgatcccgggtctccaggatcgcgccctgggccaaaggcaggcgccaaactgctgcgccacccagggatccccttaagattttatttttaagtaatctctatacccactgtgggactcaaatttacaaccctgagaccaagagtcacacgcACCACTGACCaatccagccaggtgccccaagactatTATTCCTTGaatgttttttctttgtcttctcagcGCTGTTGGGGCCTAAGAGGTAAAAAATGAAAGGCGGTTTGGGGAAGCTCAACGAGAGGGACCCACCACTTACAGAGCACGATAGAATTGGATCCTTAGGGCagtccggtggctcagcggtttagcgctgcctatagcccagggcctgatcctggagacccgggatcgagtcctgtgtggggctccctgcatggagcctgcttctccctctgcctctctctctctctctctctctctctctgtttctcatgaataaataaataaaatatttttaaaaattagatcctTACTTAATAGCCTGCAGACTTCACTCTGATTCAAGTCCctacccttttcttttcttttttaagattttatttattcatgagagacacagagagaggcagagacacaggcagagggagaagcaggctccctgtggggagcctgatgcaggtcttggtcccaggatccctgggatcactacctgagccaaaggcagatgctcaacctctgagccacagtgcccccacctttttttaaagattttatttatttattcataagagtccCTACCCTTTTCTTTATACCCTGCTGTCCTTCTGCCAACAGGGAgaatgagggagaagaaaggatttGGATGTGGCACCCTTGGGACTAGAGTCCCGCCTTGGCTGATGAGGCCAGGCCTGGGATTATTTCCCAGAATCCAGCTTCCATTCTCCTGTGCTGGGCATTAGCTTTTCTCTGTTACCATGGGACTCAGTGctgtccttcctcctccagccaaGCTGGCTCTGGGAACAGCTTTTGGTATTGAGGAGGAGGTTTCCTGGGCCACCAGTGGTCTTGTCACTCATTTGTCCCCAGGAGAACATCTGACAGCTCTGCGAAGTGCTGCcccacagaaggaaggaaggaagacccaGTGTGCCTCATGGCCCTGTGAGCATCAGCTCCTCCCTTACAGGTGTGGAGATAGGATCAGACAGGGGCAGGCATTTGGGGGAATCAGCTTTTTGTCATTTATGGAGCACTCGTACCACCCTGAGCCAGGCTAGTGAGAAGGCTACCACTGTCACACAGTTTTATGGCAGAGTACAGAGAGATTGGGACCCAGGCTGCTTGACTTCCAGTCTATAAGCTTTCATTCTAACAGCGGTTCTGGTGCCCACCTGGCTGGGACAGTAGGGTTGGGGCTGGgtttctgtacctttttttttttttaagattttatttatttattcattagatgcagagaggcagagaaataggcagagggagaagcaggctccatgcagagagcccgacgtgggacttgatcccaggactccaggattatgccctgagctgaaggcagatgcctaaccactgacccacccaggcatccatgggTTTCTGTACCTTTTCTAAAGTTTCACAGGGGATTCATATCAGGGCCAGGCTTAGGAATTGCTATGAGTTCCCACTGCCTGCGTGTAAATGGCGGTGTAatgaggggaaaggaggagattCTGGAGAAGGACATTTGAGCCAGAGCGGGAAGAGGGTCGGGAGCACAGGTTACCAGAGGTGTCGCTTCTCCATGGGTCTCCCTGGGGAGGAGCTGCCAGACAGGTCTCGATGAGTCTTAAGGGCAGTTGGGAACCcagccttcttttcctccttggtAAGCCTTGAGGGGACATGGACTCCTGTTCGCTGCGGCTCCCTCCCCGGGCAGGTCCACGAGCAGGCCTGTGAGCACACACCCAGGCAggtgtgcacacatgcacccaGGCCCAGGGTGAGTATCAGGTGATTACTCTGGCTCACCTGTTGGTGCTCTGTTCTTCTTGGCTGGTTTCATTTGTTACTGTCTCTCCCcctccagttttccttttttttttttaattttatttatttattcatgagacacacagagagagagagagagagagagagagagagaggcagggacacaggcagagggagaagaggctccatgcagggagccttacatgggacttgatcccaggtctccaggatcacacactgggctgaaggtggcgctaaaccactgagctacccgggctgcccaagacctAAGTTTTCCTTTGGTTACCCAAGAGGTCCCCAATGGGGACCTGCAAGGCACAGAGGAGCTCTGTTAGTGGTTAGTGAAGGAATGAGTTATGAACGGCTTCCTGGACGGCAAGAACAGCTGTTATTTGTCTGGCCCCTTTCAGCCAGGGGCCCACGGTCTCCCAGGGCATGTGCTCCTCTATCCCCTTGGCCTTCCTGACAGAGGCCAAGCAGCTGTTGGTCTGTTTCCACAGATGGTCATCcaaagcacagagaagggaggaTATTCATTAAGTTACCCCAAGAGTCTGGGACAGAGCTGAGCCTGGAATTTACATCTGTGCCCTGGTTGCTGTCCCTAAGACCTCACTCCCTATTCTGCAGAGGGAAAACACCAATATAATctagaaatcatttttctttggcGCTGAATTGATTCACCTATAGCCATATTCACTGTCCTCATTTGCTGTCAGTatagataatttaatttttcatttcctgaGTATGTTAAGGCAGGAGTCTAGACTCAAAGGTGGGAGCCCTGAATTCATTTCAGGCTCCACTAACAACTGTGGCCCTGGGCTAAGTCCCCATCTCTCTCTGGTCTTTAATCTCCTCACTGTAAATGAGGAACCTGTGACACAGCAGAACTGTTCATcactagagattctgattcagtgtgtCTCAGGAGGGGTCGTGGTCCTGTAAGTGGACAGGAgccgagtcacatgctcttctagGCCCCTTCAGCCAAGTCTGGCAAAATTGGGTGACCCGGTGACAGTGGCTTGGCTTTCAACAGTGAGGGGCCAGGGCCCAGTGGAGGATTGGCCCTTGCCCTTTCCCTCAGCCACTGCCTGTTCTCAGGTCTCACTCCCATTATTCTAGATTGGTCTTTTGCAGAGAAAGGTAAGCTCACAGGTTTAGGGACAACAGGACGGAGCTAGGATTACAATGCTGTTGCTGGATTTTCCATTTCAAAGCTTCAGCTgagtgaacaacaacaacaaaaattttttttgacaactGAACCCTGTCCTTAAGTCCTCTCTGTGTAAACTGGAGGGAGACCACCTGGGGGCGAATTCAGGCTCACAGAGATTGAGGAGAAAATGGTTCATAAATGGTTTAATAATTGAGTTAGGTCTCTCCATTTGGATGACGACTCTGGTGGGtattttcctctctcctccctggctgCCCTGGGAGAACGAACCTGGGCAGATTTAAACTTGTGGATTGGTCCCCTCACGAGCAGGTGCCTCCCTCGTCACCTGGTGTGTCCTCAGGGGAGGCAAACTCATTTCAGTATAAGCTCAAGCAAAGTGTAATTAGGACAGTAAATCTGccgttttacaaaaaaaaaaaaaaaaaaaaaaaaaaattcccatgaCAGATTTCAAGGTCCTAGAGAAATGATTTGATATGCTGGGGGAAGGATGGGAGAGACTTGGCCTTCAATTTAATTTCTTCCAGCCTGGGAGCAAAGTCCGAGACATGGTAACCCTATTTACTCCAGAAAATGTAACACGACTTTACAAttctttagactttatttatttattcatgagagacacagagagagaagcagagacataggcagagggagaggtaggctccctgtgggagcccaatgcgggactcgatcccataaccccaggatcataacctgggccgatggcaggtgctcaaccactgagccacccaggcatcccacgacTTTAGAAGTCCTTTGTGAGATAGTCTGAGGCTGTGAGAATGGGGACTACGTCCCCAAACTTCACGAACATCTGTTTTAGTGTCCATGCCTTGCAATGTGACTTCAGCAACCCCCTTCCATCCCCCAGCTCCCTTTTCACTCCTCTCCTGAACAGTCACCATAGAAATGGCAGTGTCCGGAGGGCTTCCTATGTGTTTTCTCATCCAGCCTGCAAACGGCCTTAGGAGATAGATTCCATcacccccattttatggatgagaacactgaggttcagagagacaGGCCACTTGTCCAGGGTCGCACAGCATTGGAAGTAGGGGAACTGGGTCTGAGGGGCCATGCGCctgacctctgcttctgctcCAGCTGAGAGCTGCACATCCCCATGCCAAACTCAGAGTAccccctgtcccccgcccccctaCTGCTGCAGCAGCCTGTCATCCTTCCCTCACATTCCTCCCCAGCAAGTTTGACAAGACCCTCTGTGTCTCAGGCCTCTCAGGCCATGGAGCCACTGCTTCCTCTGAGCTCCCCATCTGGGCCTCTTGGTTGAGGAGGGAGGATTCTTCTCAGTGTAGAGTAGCCACCCAGGCAGTgctggtgctggggaggggggacaggcAGGACATTCTTCCCCTTGAGCCTCAGTATCCCAGACTATAAAGTGAAGGCTGGAGTGGGGGGTTCTGTGGGCATCTGGAAAGTGCTTTGGGTTCACCACAGAGAGACAGGTATCCCCTTCCTAGGCAAAATTTGCAACAGGGTACTGCTGCCTCCAGAAAGCACTCTGCTTAACAGCACCTCACCCTGTTCTGCTTACTCAGCATTTAGATTGCTAAATTTGTACAGTGTTGGTTTTGTTTATGAATGTTTTCTTAAGACTACTGGAGGCCTCTCTTGAAAGAGTTTTCTGTCTTAGGATGGATCCAGAGTTTGCCAAGCTCAGAACTCCACTCTGCCTGGACAGGCCCCATCTCCCTCTCATTACTTTGCCTaccccttcccccccttcccctccccgcccccccgtccCCTTTCCCCCCCTTATCCCCATCCCCCCCGTCCCCCTTCCCCTCTTATCCCCAGGCCCAACACTCACATCAGGCCTGCTGTCGTCCCCAGGCAGGTCCTGCTGGCATTCCCAGGGTGGGCCGTCCCATCCAGCCAAGTGTGCCCTACTCCGGTGATTCCCCGGCTCCTGGTTTGGCATTCTCACTGGCCACCTCTTTCCTGGGAAGATGTTCCTGGTGGGCCTCACAGGGGGTATTGCCTCGGGCAAGAGCTCGGTGATTCAGGTGTTCCAGCAGCTGGGCTGTGCAGTGATTGATGTTGATGTCATCGCCCGGCATGGTGagttgggaggggcaggtggCACCCCTTTCTGCCATTTTCTAAGTCCTTTCGAGGCCTCGGAGGAGGAAAGGCTTTCCCGTCAGCCCTGATCTGacttcctgcctcctgccccacacTTGCCCTCTAGCCCCAacatttcctcttccctctccttcaccTCACCCAGTGACCAGCTCCAGAGGTTCTGTGCACTGACTgcttttcctcttctcatttgGTTTTTGATCAACTGAAAGAGGCACCCATGGGTTCCCCCATAATTTTGCCTTTAGTCATTTGGGGGCCTCTGGCTGGCCTGGAGGCTCTAGAGAGTGACCCAGCCCCCTCCTCATGCCATAGTCGTCCAGCCAGGATACCCTGCGCACCGGCGCATTGTGGAGGCCTTTGGCACCGAGGTCTTACTGGAGAATGGTGACATCAATCGTAAGGTCCTGGGGGACCTGATCTTTAACCAGCCTGACCGGCGACATCTGCTCAACACCATCACCCACCCTGAGATCCGCAAGGAAATGATGAAGGAGACCTTCAAGTATTTCCTCCGAGGTAAGACCCAGGGCCTGGGGTAGGGGTGAGACAGAGGCCTCTCCTCTCAGGGCCAGGACCCTCCTCCTCTGTAGAAAGGTTGGCCAGGGAAGAGGGGAGCTGGCTGGCCCAGCTGTCGAGTTCACACTGTTCCTTTGCACCCCCCACGCAGAGCCCCATGCAATCCCCAGAGGAAAGGTGCACATGTCCCTCAGCATTTAAAGAGGTTGACAATTGAGTGAGAAGAGACACTTGAGGCTTTTGAGACATGATCCCCAGGAAGTAAGTTGATTTTTCTGGCAGGGTTGGGAATAATAACAGCTGACGAATAATGGAGTCTGGAGACCCGAGGTTAAGTCCTGGCCTCAAAGCTTCCAGCCGTGTGACTTTGTCAAGTGAGCCAGCCCCTGCTCTGCATAGTGAGGCTAATAATGCCAACCTTGAGAAGCTATTGGGGGGACCGAGTTTACATTAGTGACTGTCTATCACCACATGGTATAAACTATGGTCAGAGTCAGATTTGGTGCTGGTCTAGCTGCCTCTGAAAGTAAACTTGCAGACTGGACACTGGGGAGAAACCAGGATGGCCAGGACAGGTGCAGGGCTgtggcagcagctgcagcaggtgggggtggggggttcctaTGCAGAGGAGAATCCTTCGGGGCTAGGGCTCAGCGGAGAGTTAGCCTGGCATGTGCTGGGATTTAAAGAAGGGAGAGTGAAAAGCCAGGTCTGTGCTCCATTGGCAAGAACCTTTCCCAAGTTACAGCCTGGGTGTCATTCTGTTCTTAGAATGGTTTGGGGTCCAGGTGACCTCATAAGGTGCAAGATGAGGTCAGTCACCAGcagtggaggagcagagagcagTGGCTTCAGACCAGGTGAGAGGCTGGCCTGGGGCCCCTGTGGATCTGCCTGCCAGCCTTCGGCGTATATGGCTGCCAACCCCAGGCGTCAGAATGGAAGGCCTGGCTGCTTGTCTCCCCATCATCAGTCACAGTGCTGAGACTGGCCCTGGAGGGTATGGGGCAGCCTTCTAGGTTTTCTCAAGGCTTATGTACTGTGATCCTGGCcttattttattctctcataCATCAAGTTCTCATGTGGATTGGGGGACCTCTCTCCACCCATCTCCCTCTGGCCTGTACCTCCCTTCAGAAGAAGAGATAACATGACAGACATCCGTGGTgttgaccacccccccccccccgccccccggctctGTCCAGGGTGGAAGTGGGCTCCGGGCACCCTCCCTGCTGGACCAGCTTGCTCTGCATCTCAGGACCTTGGTGcagacctccctccctccctccctccagcctcaggGAGAGTCTCTGGGCTCTTCCTGCCTTTGTCCTACCTCTTGTGTCTGTGCAAGGACCTCATCTGTCCCCCACCCAGAAGCGAAGCCTTCTGTCTTTCAATCGTGCCCTTTCGCATTCGCTCCCCGGCCAGTTGCAAGTACATCTGCAGGGCTTTGAGGCGGTGGCTCTCCCCTTCTGAAATTAAGCAGTGGATAATGTCAGCCGCTCCAAAGTTCTCCTGCTGTGTCATCCGcccagcctcccctctccccaaccaCCACCACTTAAATAAAAGCCAGAAAGCTCTTTTCAGCTCGATAAGGTGAAAAATGGGGACGACAGCTGTGGCTTCCACAGTCCCAGCTTTTCCCTGATGAGTATAACAAATACAACTGTCAAAGTTGGTATAATCAAACGTCAGATAAGATCACCAGCTGTTGGGGAGGTCTCTGTGTAGGCAGACGGATGTCTTAATAGAGTCAGGATAGTTTGCAGAGCTTATCAAGCAGGAGGGATGTGACAGCTGAATAGCCCTTTGCCGGTGAACCAAAGAGCTGGCCATGAGCTCCCAAGGGGGGCCGAGGAGAAAGGACAGTGAGGGGACTGGGACGGGTGGGGCGGGGCAGGACAGGGAGAtaagaggcccagagagggtctGGTCTTGGCTTCTGTTCTGAGCCGGGAAGGAAGTGGGGAAACTGGAACTGTGCCCCCCCGCTTCTTCCAGGGACCGGTAGTAATAATAACCATCATTTAGGGAGCTGCTGGAAGTGTCTGAGTGAGGTGCTGAGTGGTTTACATGCCTTCGCTTGTTTGATCCTTATTGTGTTCCTGGGAGGGAGGTAGCCTTCACTCACAGATGAGGTTGGTTCAGGGGCACAAAGTTACATGGTGGGAAAGTGGGGGGCTGCAGAGCCAGGCATGTAACCAGAGCCCATTCTCCAACCCCCTCATTCAACTGAAGGTTTTTCTGGGGCTTCCTGAGCAGCAGATTCTGGGGAGCAGGAAACCCCATAGCTTGGGTGCTCAGCCTGGTTCCCTGCATCACCCAGAGTGCCAGCTTCCCTGCAACACCCCTGGAACTGGTGCGATGTATGTCTGGCCCTGTGGCCAGAAGTGTTGACGGTGGGTTACCATTCAAGCCAGGCAGGCATCTCTGGGCAGAAGCAGTGCCCACCCCTTTCCTTCATGGCTCTGGGACCCCTGCCAGCTTTTTACACATATGCGGGAGACACTGGCCCAAAGAGAACTAGGACTGTAGAGCCCGTGGTATGTTGGGGGGGCGGGTAACCCAGGGACTCGTCCTGTCATCGTGGGTCAGGGTGCCACCTTCAACTGGCCTCAGCTTGTAGTGGGAGGGCCAGCCAGTGCCTTTTACCACACCAGAGTGACTTATATTTTATTAGTCACCACCACCCACTACCTCCAGACCTGTCCCTGCAATCCCTGGCTGGAGGCCTGCTTCTGACACAGAGGAACAACCTCTTTCCTTCTGGGGCTACTGCTGCCACCCCCACAGGAATCTTTCATGAGGAGCTTGTAGAGATAGCCATGCGGGACTCTTCTTCAGCAGGGGACCAcacttctatttttgtttcttgggtttctTTGAGCAAAGATGGGTGAAGGAGGGCAGAAAGGGCCCAGTTCCTCCTGGAAACTTCCCAGCCTCCTCCAACTCTGACCGTGTCATTTCCTTGCTCACAAATAATTCTTTATGTTCAAGATCAAGGTGAAATCAACCTTTTGTGCctgccctgctcacctccccaGCTTTGCCTCCCATTGTGCAAGACCTCCACAACCTGAGTTCCCCATTCCCGGAACCCTCACCTCCAAACATGTCCAAATATAAGAAGCCCTACCTGCATTTCAAGGCCAGTACAAATGTCATCCCTCCTGCAAGGTCTTCCCTGATCATTGAGGCAGGAATGACTCCCTGCAGCAGTCTGATCTGAATGGCATTGGAAATGGCTAGCGTTAGGCCTATCCTGGCAGGGTCTCCCCCTGTGCTAGGGAGCTCTCAATGGTAGGGGCCAGTGGCTTCAATTCCGTCCCCTAAGCTGACATGCAGTCCTTAGTGTTTGCTTGCAGAATTGAACTGTGGGTTTCCTGGCTTCTTCCAAGGATACCGCTATGTGATTCTGGATATTCCCCTGCTGTTCGAGACCAAGAAGCTGCTCAAGTACATGAAGCACACCGTGGTGGTGTACTGGTGAGTGTGT
The Vulpes vulpes isolate BD-2025 chromosome 2, VulVul3, whole genome shotgun sequence genome window above contains:
- the DCAKD gene encoding dephospho-CoA kinase domain-containing protein produces the protein MFLVGLTGGIASGKSSVIQVFQQLGCAVIDVDVIARHVVQPGYPAHRRIVEAFGTEVLLENGDINRKVLGDLIFNQPDRRHLLNTITHPEIRKEMMKETFKYFLRGYRYVILDIPLLFETKKLLKYMKHTVVVYCDRDTQLARLMRRNSLTRKDAEARIEAQLPLKDKVLMAHHVLDNSGEWSSTKRQVLLLYAELERSLDYLPLRLGVLTGLVGIASLLYLLTRYLLPSP